A region from the Inhella inkyongensis genome encodes:
- a CDS encoding SpoVR family protein translates to MTEISAMGSPENRRHPTVGPDRHEWGGRRSPPPLQEMKPLAQRPAQPLPSPSDWSFELIEQYHEVIRATAERYGLDTYANQLEIISAEQMMDAYASVGMPVNYRHWSYGKEFIATERNYKRGQMGLAYEIVINSDPCISYLMEENTLAMQALVIAHAAYGHNSFFKGNYLFRMWTDASSIIDYLVYAKKYVAQCEERHGVDAVELVLDSCHALMNHGVDRYRRPAKLSLAQERARLEEREDHMQRQINDLWRTLPRKAEEGAEQAARRFPAEPQENLLYFIEKNAPLLEGWQREIVRIVRKIAQYFYPQRQTQVMNEGWATFWHHRLLNQMYDDGYLADGMMIEWLSSHTNVVMQRPMQPLNPYALGFAMYTDIKRICEAPTEEDRRWFPDLAGSPWLPALHHAMRNFKDESFINQYLSPKLMRDFRLFSILDDETEKDYLISAIHDEDGYRQIRQTLSANYDLGTREPNIQVWNVNLRGDRSLTLRHTQHQGRPLEKSAEEVLRHVARLWGFAVQLESVNAQDEVVQRFGVPGPQ, encoded by the coding sequence ATGACCGAGATCAGTGCCATGGGCAGCCCCGAAAACCGTCGCCATCCCACGGTCGGTCCGGACCGCCACGAATGGGGTGGCCGGCGCAGCCCGCCGCCCTTGCAGGAGATGAAGCCTTTGGCCCAGCGCCCCGCGCAACCCCTGCCCAGCCCCAGCGACTGGAGCTTCGAGCTGATCGAGCAGTACCACGAGGTCATCCGCGCCACGGCCGAGCGCTATGGGCTGGACACCTATGCCAATCAGCTCGAAATCATCAGCGCCGAGCAGATGATGGATGCCTACGCCTCGGTGGGCATGCCGGTCAACTACCGGCACTGGAGCTATGGCAAGGAATTCATCGCCACCGAGCGCAATTACAAGCGTGGCCAGATGGGCCTGGCCTACGAAATCGTCATCAACTCCGACCCCTGCATCAGCTACCTGATGGAGGAAAACACCCTGGCCATGCAGGCCCTGGTGATTGCCCATGCGGCCTATGGCCACAACAGCTTCTTCAAGGGCAACTATCTGTTCCGCATGTGGACCGATGCCTCGTCGATCATCGACTACCTGGTCTACGCCAAGAAGTACGTGGCGCAATGCGAGGAGCGCCACGGCGTCGACGCTGTCGAGTTGGTGCTTGACAGCTGCCACGCGCTGATGAACCACGGTGTGGACCGCTACCGCCGGCCCGCCAAGCTCTCGCTGGCCCAGGAGCGCGCGCGCCTGGAAGAGCGCGAGGACCATATGCAGCGCCAGATCAACGACCTCTGGCGCACCCTGCCGCGCAAGGCCGAGGAGGGCGCCGAACAGGCCGCGCGCCGCTTCCCGGCCGAGCCGCAGGAGAACCTGCTGTACTTCATCGAAAAGAACGCGCCGCTGCTCGAAGGCTGGCAGAGAGAAATTGTGCGCATCGTGCGCAAGATCGCGCAGTACTTCTACCCGCAGCGCCAGACCCAGGTGATGAACGAGGGCTGGGCCACCTTCTGGCACCACCGCCTGCTCAACCAGATGTACGACGACGGCTACCTCGCCGACGGCATGATGATCGAGTGGCTCTCTTCGCACACCAATGTGGTGATGCAGCGCCCGATGCAGCCGCTCAACCCCTATGCGCTGGGTTTTGCGATGTACACCGACATCAAGCGCATCTGCGAAGCGCCGACCGAGGAAGACCGGCGCTGGTTCCCCGATCTGGCCGGCAGCCCCTGGTTGCCCGCGCTGCATCACGCGATGCGCAACTTCAAGGACGAAAGCTTCATCAACCAGTACCTGAGCCCGAAGCTGATGCGCGACTTCCGGCTCTTCAGCATCCTCGACGACGAGACCGAGAAGGACTACCTGATCAGCGCCATCCACGACGAGGATGGCTACCGCCAGATCCGGCAGACCCTGTCAGCCAACTACGACCTGGGCACGCGAGAGCCCAACATCCAGGTGTGGAACGTGAACCTGCGGGGCGACCGCAGCCTGACCCTGCGCCACACCCAGCACCAAGGTCGCCCGCTGGAAAAGTCGGCGGAAGAGGTGCTGCGCCACGTGGCGAGGCTGTGGGGCTTTGCGGTGCAGCTGGAGTCGGTGAACGCCCAGGACGAGGTGGTGCAGCGCTTTGGAGTGCCCGGAC
- a CDS encoding YeaH/YhbH family protein produces the protein MLQSIIDRRLSGKNKSIGNRERFLRRVKEQVKEAVRRAIDGRSIKDVEKGEDIRIPKKDLSEPVFQHGEGGRREIVRPGNKEFVKGDRSPKPQGGQGGGGGGQASDSGEGEDDFVFHLSREEFMEVFFEDLALPHLVRTELTEQPEWKTHRAGFVSDGSPTNLHVVRSMRGALSRRIALGLGKRRSLAELEEELESASEPRRSELLAEIAELKRRIEAIPYLDPIDLRFRNRVRVPVPSTNAVMFCLMDVSGSMDESRKDLAKRFFILLYLFLTRHYEKVELVFIRHHTQAAEVDEQNFFHATETGGTVVSSALVLMDEIQKARYPASQWNIYGAQASDGDNWHHDSSRCKEILQQQILPACRYFAYVQVAEPEQNLWDEYATLADEVPHFAMRKATAVNQIYPVFRELFRKEGRAAA, from the coding sequence TTGCTTCAGTCCATCATTGATCGAAGGTTGTCGGGCAAGAACAAGTCCATCGGCAACCGCGAGCGCTTCCTGCGTCGGGTCAAGGAGCAGGTGAAGGAGGCCGTGCGCCGTGCTATCGATGGGCGCTCAATCAAGGACGTTGAAAAGGGTGAGGACATCCGCATCCCGAAGAAGGACCTGAGCGAACCGGTGTTCCAGCATGGCGAGGGCGGTCGGCGCGAGATCGTGCGGCCGGGCAACAAGGAGTTCGTCAAGGGCGACCGCAGCCCCAAACCGCAAGGCGGGCAGGGCGGTGGCGGCGGCGGACAGGCCAGCGACTCGGGCGAGGGCGAAGACGACTTCGTCTTCCATCTGAGTCGCGAGGAGTTCATGGAGGTCTTCTTCGAGGACCTGGCCCTGCCGCATCTGGTGCGCACCGAGCTCACCGAGCAGCCCGAATGGAAGACGCACCGAGCCGGTTTTGTCAGCGACGGCTCGCCCACCAATCTGCATGTGGTGCGCTCGATGCGCGGTGCGTTGTCGCGCCGCATCGCCTTAGGCCTGGGCAAGCGCCGCAGCCTGGCCGAGCTGGAGGAGGAACTGGAGAGCGCCAGCGAGCCGCGCCGCAGCGAGTTGCTGGCCGAGATCGCCGAGCTCAAGCGCCGCATCGAGGCTATCCCCTACCTGGACCCCATCGACCTGCGCTTTCGCAACCGGGTGCGCGTGCCGGTGCCCAGCACCAATGCCGTGATGTTCTGCTTGATGGACGTCAGCGGCTCAATGGACGAGAGCCGCAAGGACCTGGCCAAGCGCTTCTTCATCCTGCTCTACCTCTTCCTGACCCGGCACTACGAAAAGGTCGAGCTGGTCTTCATCCGCCACCACACCCAGGCCGCCGAAGTGGATGAGCAGAACTTCTTCCACGCCACCGAAACCGGAGGCACCGTGGTCAGCTCCGCCCTGGTGCTGATGGACGAGATCCAAAAGGCCCGCTACCCCGCCAGCCAATGGAATATCTATGGCGCCCAGGCCAGCGACGGCGACAACTGGCACCACGACAGCAGCCGCTGCAAGGAAATCCTGCAGCAGCAGATCCTGCCGGCCTGCCGCTACTTCGCCTATGTGCAGGTGGCCGAACCCGAGCAGAACCTGTGGGACGAATACGCCACCCTGGCCGATGAGGTGCCGCACTTCGCCATGCGCAAGGCCACCGCCGTGAACCAGATCTATCCGGTCTTCCGCGAGCTCTTCCGCAAGGAAGGTCGCGCCGCCGCATGA